From the genome of Triticum aestivum cultivar Chinese Spring chromosome 3B, IWGSC CS RefSeq v2.1, whole genome shotgun sequence, one region includes:
- the LOC123064613 gene encoding reticulon-like protein B9, with amino-acid sequence MATGGGSHLQGHRAPRLFGRERPVHAALGGREAADIILWRRPKASASILGAATAAWALFEVAEYHFLTLACYAAMIAMLTFFIWTNASAFLNLPVPRIPETILSERTAKQVILGLHRRLTWFAHRLYAIACGEDIKKFIMTVVSIYIASVVATCFSSLTLLYLVVLCTMTVPALYERYEHEVEHLVATGARDVRTHLAKMDSGVLRKIPRGKGATTAAHGHGATANNVHGWHRSHVN; translated from the exons ATGGCAACGGGAGGAGGATCACATTTGCAGGGGCACCGGGCGCCGAGGCTGTTCGGCAGGGAAAGGCCGGTCCATGCCGCCCTGGGTGGACGCGAAG CTGCGGACATCATCCTGTGGAGGAGGCCGAAGGCGTCGGCGTCGATCctcggcgcggcgacggcggcgtgggcgCTGTTCGAGGTGGCGGAGTACCACTTCCTGACGCTGGCGTGCTACGCCGCCATGATCGCCATGCTCACCTTCTTCATCTGGACCAACGCCTCCGCTTTCCTGAACCT GCCGGTTCCACGGATCCCCGAGACGATCCTGTCGGAGAGGACGGCGAAGCAGGTGATCCTGGGCCTGCACCGGCGGCTCACCTGGTTCGCGCACCGGCTGTACGCCATCGCGTGCggggaggacatcaagaagttcaTCATG ACGGTGGTGTCTATCTACATCGCGTCGGTCGTCGCGACCTGCTTCAGCTCGCTCACCCTGCTCTACCTCG TTGTGCTGTGCACGATGACGGTGCCGGCGCTGTACGAGCGGTACGAGCACGAGGTGGAGCACCTGGTGGCCACGGGGGCGCGCGACGTCCGTACCCACTTGGCCAAGATGGACTCCGGCGTGCTCCGGAAGATCCCCAGGGGCAAAGGCGCCACCACCGCCGCGCACGGGCACGGCGCGACGGCGAACAACGTGCACGGGTGGCATCGCTCACACGTCAACTAA